The proteins below are encoded in one region of Cucurbita pepo subsp. pepo cultivar mu-cu-16 chromosome LG10, ASM280686v2, whole genome shotgun sequence:
- the LOC111804375 gene encoding transcription repressor OFP6-like gives MAARRRNLQLTSLSVDLNICRPKLSHLFHHLKPKSSSKSSNHCFSSDSDSPPFSDSDSDTRASITFRGFGKSGGESVAVEKDSDDPYLDFRHSMVQMILENEIYSKDDLRGLLRCFLQLNSPSHHEIIIRAFAEIWDSVFSARFPVSPPIFRF, from the coding sequence ATGGCGGCTCGCCGGAGAAATCTCCAACTCACCTCCCTCTCCGTCGATCTCAACATTTGCAGACCAAAACTCTCTCACCTCTTCCACCATCTCAAACCAAAGTCCTCCTCCAAATCCTCCAATCATTGCTTCTCCTCCGACTCCGATTCGCCGCCTTTCTCCGACTCTGACTCCGATACCAGAGCCTCCATCACCTTCCGTGGCTTCGGAAAGTCCGGCGGCGAGAGCGTCGCCGTCGAGAAGGATTCGGACGATCCGTACCTCGATTTCCGGCATTCGATGGTCCAGATGATTCTGGAGAACGAGATATACTCGAAGGATGACTTACGGGGGCTCCTTCGCTGTTTCTTGCAGTTGAATTCCCCTTCTCACcatgaaattataattaggGCTTTCGCTGAGATTTGGGACTCTGTTTTCTCTGCCAGGTTCCCGGTTTCTCCCCCGATCTTCCGCTTTTGA